A genomic segment from Streptomyces sp. NBC_00459 encodes:
- the sdhA gene encoding succinate dehydrogenase flavoprotein subunit yields MKIHKYDTVIVGAGGAGMRAAIESTKRSRTAVLTKLYPTRSHTGAAQGGMAAALANVEEDNWEWHTFDTIKGGDYLVDQDAAEILAKEAIDSVLDLEKMGLPFNRTPDGTIDQRRFGGHSRNHGEAPVRRSCYAADRTGHMILQTLYQNCVKEGVEFFNEFYVLDQLIVEVDGVKRSAGVIAYELATGEIHVFQAKAVIYASGGCGKFFKVTSNAHTLTGDGQAAVYRRGLPLEDMEFFQFHPTGIWRMGILLTEGARGEGGILRNKDGERFMEKYAPVMKDLASRDVVSRSIYTEIREGRGCGPEGDHVYLDLTHLPPEQLDAKLPDITEFARTYLGIEPYTDPIPIQPTAHYAMGGIPTNVEGEVLRDNTTVVPGLYAAGEVACVSVHGANRLGTNSLLDINVFGKRAGIAAAEYSQKADFVELPENPAELVVSQVERLRESTGTERVAALRLELQETMDANVMVFRTEQTIKTAVEKIAELRERYLNVSIQDKGKRFNTDLLEAIELGNLLDLAEVMAVSALARKESRGGHYREDYPNRDDVNFMRHTMAYREVGDDGTESIRLDYKPVVQTRYQPMERKY; encoded by the coding sequence ATGAAGATCCACAAGTACGACACCGTCATCGTCGGCGCGGGCGGCGCCGGTATGCGCGCGGCCATCGAGTCGACGAAGCGCAGCCGTACCGCCGTACTGACGAAGCTCTACCCGACCAGGTCCCACACGGGCGCCGCGCAGGGCGGCATGGCCGCCGCGCTCGCCAACGTGGAAGAGGACAACTGGGAGTGGCACACCTTCGACACGATCAAGGGCGGTGACTACCTGGTCGACCAGGACGCCGCCGAGATCCTGGCGAAGGAGGCCATCGACTCGGTCCTCGACCTGGAGAAGATGGGCCTGCCGTTCAACCGCACGCCCGACGGGACGATCGACCAGCGGCGATTTGGTGGCCACTCCCGTAACCACGGTGAGGCGCCCGTCCGCCGCTCCTGCTACGCGGCCGACCGCACCGGTCACATGATCCTCCAGACGCTGTACCAGAACTGCGTGAAGGAGGGCGTGGAGTTCTTCAACGAGTTCTACGTCCTGGACCAGCTGATCGTCGAGGTCGACGGTGTGAAGCGGTCGGCCGGCGTCATCGCCTACGAACTGGCGACCGGTGAGATCCACGTCTTCCAGGCGAAGGCCGTGATCTACGCGTCCGGCGGCTGCGGCAAGTTCTTCAAGGTGACGTCGAACGCGCACACGCTGACGGGTGACGGCCAGGCGGCGGTCTACCGTCGGGGGCTGCCGCTGGAGGACATGGAGTTCTTCCAGTTCCACCCGACCGGCATCTGGCGCATGGGCATCCTGCTGACGGAGGGCGCCCGCGGTGAGGGCGGCATCCTCCGCAACAAGGACGGCGAGCGCTTCATGGAGAAGTACGCGCCGGTGATGAAGGACCTGGCGTCGCGTGACGTCGTGTCCCGCTCCATCTACACGGAGATCCGCGAAGGGCGTGGCTGCGGCCCCGAGGGCGACCACGTCTACCTCGACCTGACGCACCTTCCGCCGGAGCAGCTCGACGCGAAGCTCCCGGACATCACCGAGTTCGCGCGCACCTACCTCGGTATCGAGCCGTACACGGACCCGATCCCGATCCAGCCCACCGCGCACTACGCGATGGGCGGCATCCCGACGAACGTCGAGGGTGAGGTGCTGCGGGACAACACGACCGTCGTACCCGGGCTGTACGCGGCCGGCGAGGTCGCGTGTGTGTCGGTGCACGGCGCCAACCGCCTCGGCACGAACAGCCTCCTCGACATCAACGTGTTCGGGAAGCGGGCCGGTATCGCGGCGGCGGAGTACAGCCAGAAGGCCGACTTCGTCGAACTCCCCGAGAACCCGGCCGAGTTGGTGGTCTCCCAGGTGGAGCGCCTGCGCGAGTCCACGGGCACGGAGCGGGTCGCCGCACTGCGCCTGGAGCTCCAGGAGACCATGGACGCGAACGTCATGGTGTTCCGTACGGAGCAGACGATCAAGACGGCGGTGGAGAAGATCGCGGAACTCCGCGAGCGCTACCTGAACGTCTCGATCCAGGACAAGGGCAAGCGGTTCAACACCGACCTCCTGGAAGCAATCGAGCTCGGCAACCTCCTGGACCTCGCCGAGGTCATGGCGGTGTCGGCCCTGGCCCGCAAGGAGTCGCGCGGCGGTCACTACCGCGAGGACTACCCGAACCGCGACGACGTCAACTTCATGCGCCACACCATGGCGTACCGCGAGGTGGGCGACGACGGCACCGAGTCCATCCGTCTCGACTACAAGCCGGTCGTCCAGACCCGCTACCAGCCGATGGAGCGTAAGTACTGA
- a CDS encoding L,D-transpeptidase family protein, producing the protein MRKVMFAVLTALALGGCTVQTTDPDGDPRSPVHIQVSHPPADDRPGDTATPAPKPTPTPTPKRETRVPSPPAPVLWSRGDSGRDVRELQARLRQVAWLYDGPTGSYDDLTESAVKGFQGKRGLPRTGRTDTVTWQRLLRMTHEPGQWELYLMGGQPAAYPDPRCLKGRVLCISKTSRTLRWMIDGRTVSTVAVRFGSQYTPTREGVFHVYWKSRYHVSTLYDSPMPYAMFFSGGQAVHYSADFAARGYGGASHGCVNIRDETAIAAIFAEVSNGDKVVVYW; encoded by the coding sequence ATGCGAAAGGTGATGTTCGCCGTTCTCACGGCTCTCGCCCTGGGCGGCTGCACGGTGCAGACCACGGACCCGGACGGCGACCCCCGGTCGCCCGTGCACATCCAGGTCTCGCACCCGCCCGCCGACGACAGACCCGGCGACACGGCCACTCCGGCGCCGAAACCGACCCCTACCCCGACCCCGAAGAGGGAGACCCGCGTTCCCTCACCGCCCGCCCCTGTTCTCTGGTCGCGCGGTGACAGCGGGCGGGACGTGCGCGAACTCCAGGCGCGGCTGCGTCAGGTCGCCTGGCTCTACGACGGGCCGACCGGGTCGTACGACGATCTGACGGAGAGCGCCGTCAAGGGCTTCCAGGGCAAGCGCGGGCTGCCGCGCACCGGGAGGACCGACACGGTCACCTGGCAGCGCCTGCTGCGGATGACGCACGAGCCCGGACAGTGGGAGCTGTATCTGATGGGCGGGCAGCCGGCCGCCTACCCCGACCCGCGCTGTCTCAAGGGCCGGGTGCTGTGCATCAGCAAGACGAGCCGGACACTGCGCTGGATGATCGACGGCCGGACCGTCTCGACGGTGGCCGTGCGGTTCGGCAGCCAGTACACGCCGACCAGGGAAGGCGTCTTCCACGTCTACTGGAAGTCCCGTTACCACGTGTCGACGCTCTACGACTCCCCGATGCCCTACGCGATGTTCTTCAGCGGCGGCCAGGCGGTCCACTACTCCGCCGACTTCGCCGCCCGCGGCTACGGCGGCGCCTCGCACGGCTGTGTGAACATCCGGGACGAGACGGCGATCGCCGCGATCTTCGCCGAGGTGAGCAACGGCGACAAGGTCGTCGTCTACTGGTGA
- a CDS encoding succinate dehydrogenase iron-sulfur subunit, with product MATPVLDKADAAGEPEPGFADSPYITVTFRIRRFNPELAAEAVWEDFQLEIDPKERVLDALHKIKWDQDGSLTFRRSCAHGICGSDAMRINGKNRLACKTLIKDINPAKPITVEPIKGLTVLKDLIVDMEPFFQAYRDVMPFLITKDTNEPTRERFQTAEDRERFDDTTKCILCAACTSSCPVFWNDGQYFGPAAIVNAHRFIFDSRDEAGEQRLEILNDRDGVWRCRTTFNCTDACPRGIEVTKAIQEVKRALITRRF from the coding sequence ATGGCAACCCCTGTTCTGGACAAGGCGGACGCGGCCGGCGAGCCCGAGCCCGGCTTCGCCGACTCCCCGTACATCACGGTCACCTTCCGCATCCGCCGCTTCAACCCGGAGCTGGCGGCCGAGGCGGTCTGGGAAGACTTCCAGCTGGAGATCGACCCGAAGGAGCGCGTCCTCGACGCCCTCCACAAGATCAAGTGGGACCAGGACGGTTCGCTGACGTTCCGTCGTTCCTGCGCGCACGGCATCTGCGGCTCGGACGCCATGCGGATCAACGGCAAGAACCGCCTTGCCTGCAAGACCCTGATCAAGGACATCAACCCCGCCAAGCCGATCACGGTCGAGCCCATCAAGGGCCTGACGGTCCTGAAGGACCTGATCGTCGACATGGAGCCGTTCTTCCAGGCGTACCGCGACGTGATGCCCTTCCTCATCACGAAGGACACCAACGAGCCGACGCGCGAGCGCTTCCAGACGGCCGAGGACCGGGAACGGTTCGACGACACCACGAAGTGCATCCTGTGCGCGGCGTGCACGTCGTCGTGCCCGGTCTTCTGGAACGACGGCCAGTACTTCGGCCCGGCCGCGATCGTGAACGCCCACCGGTTCATCTTCGACAGCCGTGACGAGGCGGGCGAGCAGCGCCTGGAGATCCTGAACGACCGGGACGGCGTCTGGCGCTGCCGGACCACGTTCAACTGCACGGACGCGTGCCCTCGCGGGATCGAGGTCACGAAGGCCATTCAGGAAGTGAAGAGGGCGCTGATCACTCGGCGGTTCTGA
- a CDS encoding DUF4328 domain-containing protein: MFCKHCKLSTAATPEGLCWDCADAADEPTSGRAFASRPVASAPPAPTGPVVQPHGPAWLRSPVGLGKAVAALLGLVIAVDLFAVYADFTMYDVTGSLADDGLAYDGYDDLQDDAEQADSLYAAAGVAQAVSFVAAIVVYLVWFLRVRVNAEVFNPFGHSKKRGWAGWGWFVPVVSLWFPRRIMLDIWDASSPVGTRASHALVNAWWTLWLATLVTSRLAFSASSRAETVEEIQDAAGQMLLSDVVDIVAAVLAILVVLRLTRMQNEKALHGPVAAGV; the protein is encoded by the coding sequence ATGTTCTGCAAGCACTGCAAGCTGTCCACGGCCGCCACTCCCGAGGGTCTGTGCTGGGACTGCGCCGACGCCGCCGACGAGCCCACCTCCGGGCGCGCGTTCGCGTCGCGGCCCGTGGCCTCGGCGCCGCCCGCACCCACCGGCCCCGTCGTCCAGCCGCACGGACCGGCCTGGCTGCGTTCGCCGGTCGGACTCGGCAAGGCCGTCGCCGCACTGCTCGGCCTGGTCATCGCCGTCGACCTCTTCGCCGTCTACGCCGACTTCACCATGTACGACGTGACGGGCTCCCTCGCGGACGACGGTCTCGCCTACGACGGTTACGACGACCTCCAGGACGACGCCGAGCAGGCGGACTCGCTCTACGCCGCCGCCGGAGTCGCACAGGCGGTGTCCTTCGTCGCGGCCATCGTGGTCTACCTCGTCTGGTTCCTGCGGGTGCGGGTCAACGCCGAGGTGTTCAACCCGTTCGGGCACAGCAAGAAGCGCGGCTGGGCGGGCTGGGGCTGGTTCGTACCGGTCGTGAGCCTGTGGTTCCCGCGCCGGATCATGCTGGACATCTGGGACGCGAGCAGCCCCGTCGGCACCCGCGCCTCGCACGCGCTCGTCAATGCCTGGTGGACGCTGTGGCTTGCCACGCTCGTCACCAGCCGGCTCGCGTTCAGCGCGTCCAGCCGCGCAGAGACGGTCGAGGAGATCCAGGACGCCGCCGGCCAGATGCTGCTCTCGGACGTCGTCGACATCGTGGCCGCCGTGCTCGCGATCCTCGTCGTGCTCCGGCTGACCCGTATGCAGAACGAGAAGGCGCTGCACGGCCCCGTCGCCGCGGGCGTCTGA
- a CDS encoding maleylpyruvate isomerase N-terminal domain-containing protein codes for MDLFSHSWTALLTTIAELPDEDFDRPSGCTGWLVRDLVCHLVIDAQDVLITLVTPAPDAEPTVDAVTYWDVLTEPPTGDDPLDALIPRLAAAYGDPALLKFHLDDVGSAAGRAARLADPAARVSTRDEVLTVEDYLSAYVLEWTLHHLDLIARLPHPARLPPAETLAAARALLEAIAGTPFPAAFSDTDALLVGTGRRTPTEAETAALGDELAATIPLVLG; via the coding sequence GTGGACCTCTTCTCACACTCCTGGACAGCGCTGCTCACCACCATCGCCGAACTCCCCGACGAGGACTTCGACCGCCCCTCCGGATGCACCGGCTGGCTGGTACGTGACCTGGTCTGTCACCTGGTCATCGACGCCCAGGACGTCCTGATCACCCTTGTCACGCCCGCCCCCGACGCCGAACCGACCGTTGACGCCGTCACCTACTGGGACGTCCTCACCGAACCCCCGACCGGCGACGATCCCCTCGACGCTCTGATCCCCCGACTGGCCGCCGCCTACGGCGACCCGGCGCTCCTCAAGTTCCACCTCGACGACGTCGGTTCCGCCGCCGGCCGAGCTGCCCGACTCGCCGATCCCGCCGCCCGCGTCAGCACCCGCGACGAGGTCCTGACCGTCGAGGACTACCTCTCCGCGTACGTCCTCGAATGGACCCTGCATCACCTGGACCTGATCGCGCGTCTGCCGCACCCCGCGCGGCTGCCGCCCGCCGAGACACTCGCGGCGGCCCGCGCCCTGCTGGAGGCGATCGCCGGGACCCCGTTCCCCGCCGCGTTCTCCGACACCGACGCCCTGCTGGTCGGCACCGGACGCCGTACACCCACGGAGGCGGAGACGGCCGCCCTCGGCGACGAGCTTGCTGCCACGATCCCGCTCGTCCTCGGCTGA
- a CDS encoding 2-oxo-4-hydroxy-4-carboxy-5-ureidoimidazoline decarboxylase, with protein sequence MPAQTRTESPSPTPQSLARFNTDPAEDIERALLACLRSLRWAHRLTDHRPYPDLDSLLAAADEAAYDLTPGDLSEALAAEALPALPDGVYAAAHTALGAAHAAYEARFGHVFVICLDATPPTEVLNTILAAIRSRLTNDPEEERVVAAEELRRLARERLGNCLRGAGLQHIAAPPRGATSHI encoded by the coding sequence ATGCCGGCACAGACGCGCACCGAGTCCCCCTCTCCTACGCCGCAGAGCCTGGCACGGTTCAACACCGACCCCGCCGAGGACATCGAGCGCGCACTCCTCGCCTGCCTGCGCAGTCTCCGCTGGGCCCACCGACTCACCGACCACCGTCCCTATCCGGACCTGGACTCCCTGCTCGCGGCAGCGGACGAGGCGGCGTACGACCTGACCCCGGGCGACCTCTCCGAGGCCCTGGCCGCCGAGGCGCTGCCCGCACTGCCCGACGGGGTGTACGCGGCGGCCCACACGGCCCTGGGGGCGGCGCATGCGGCGTACGAGGCCAGGTTCGGGCACGTCTTCGTCATCTGTCTGGACGCCACGCCTCCGACAGAGGTCCTGAACACGATCCTGGCTGCCATCCGGTCACGTCTGACCAACGATCCGGAGGAAGAGCGGGTCGTGGCAGCAGAGGAACTCCGGCGCCTGGCAAGAGAACGGCTGGGGAATTGCCTAAGGGGCGCGGGGCTGCAACATATTGCGGCTCCGCCGCGGGGCGCGACCAGCCACATCTGA
- a CDS encoding Uma2 family endonuclease, with protein MAVLQHELTLGEAADQLSRALPGHRVEILQGRLTVTPPPDGSHALSLTWLVEAFGGAGARKAGLRYVQGIGLWLPTAADDYSIPDFSVVDEDFRDALVQKNCYAPNVFRLVVEVTSSNWSDDLGPKVECYAEAGIPVYIVVNRKHDEVLLYQDPVNGKYDVPQRFKRGQDFLVPESVGVTLGLCVDTLLDGD; from the coding sequence GTGGCCGTACTGCAGCACGAGCTGACGTTGGGCGAAGCCGCCGACCAGCTCTCCCGTGCACTGCCTGGGCACCGCGTGGAGATTCTCCAGGGGAGACTCACTGTGACACCACCGCCGGACGGCTCTCACGCGCTGTCTTTGACTTGGCTTGTCGAAGCATTTGGAGGGGCTGGAGCCCGGAAGGCCGGGCTCAGGTATGTCCAGGGCATCGGCCTGTGGCTTCCTACTGCGGCCGACGACTACTCGATCCCCGACTTCTCCGTCGTCGACGAGGACTTCCGGGACGCCCTCGTCCAGAAGAACTGCTACGCCCCGAATGTCTTCCGCCTGGTTGTGGAAGTGACGTCCTCGAACTGGTCCGACGACCTCGGCCCCAAGGTCGAGTGCTACGCCGAAGCCGGGATTCCCGTCTACATCGTGGTCAACCGCAAACACGACGAGGTGCTGCTCTACCAGGACCCGGTGAACGGGAAGTACGACGTGCCCCAGCGTTTCAAACGCGGCCAGGACTTCCTCGTCCCCGAATCTGTCGGCGTCACCCTCGGCCTTTGCGTGGACACCCTCCTTGACGGCGACTGA
- the sdhC gene encoding succinate dehydrogenase, cytochrome b556 subunit, translating into MPAGTLYRGREGMWSWVAHRVTGVLIFFFLFVHVLDTALVRVSPEAYDKVVATYKTPIVAVLEYGLVAAILFHALNGLRVIAVDFWSKGPRYQKQMLWTVVGLWVVLMIGAIYPVLGHAARELFGS; encoded by the coding sequence GTGCCGGCTGGAACGCTGTACCGCGGCCGGGAAGGAATGTGGTCCTGGGTGGCTCATCGAGTCACCGGCGTCCTCATCTTCTTCTTCCTGTTCGTACACGTCCTGGACACCGCTCTCGTCCGTGTCTCTCCCGAGGCCTACGACAAGGTTGTGGCCACGTACAAGACGCCGATCGTCGCCGTGCTGGAGTACGGCCTCGTCGCCGCCATCCTCTTCCACGCGCTGAACGGCCTGCGCGTCATCGCCGTCGACTTCTGGTCGAAGGGCCCGCGCTACCAGAAGCAGATGCTGTGGACCGTCGTCGGCCTGTGGGTCGTGCTGATGATCGGGGCGATCTACCCCGTCCTCGGCCACGCCGCTCGTGAACTGTTCGGGAGCTGA
- a CDS encoding succinate dehydrogenase hydrophobic membrane anchor subunit: MATTESTASGIGPVEGAGTFAGYDADNPAPLIEAPRKRTKKTPKSTRGNFEMYGWLFMRLSGIVLVVLVLGHLLIQLVLDGGVSKIGFAFVAGRWASPFWQVWDLLMLWLAMLHGANGLRTVINDYAERANTRLWLKGLLYTATVFTILLGTLVIFTFDPNIR, from the coding sequence ATGGCGACGACTGAATCCACCGCCTCGGGCATCGGCCCCGTCGAGGGCGCGGGCACGTTCGCGGGGTACGACGCCGACAACCCGGCGCCCCTGATCGAGGCCCCGCGCAAGCGCACGAAGAAGACCCCCAAGTCCACCCGGGGCAACTTCGAGATGTACGGCTGGCTGTTCATGCGGCTGTCCGGCATCGTCCTGGTCGTGCTGGTCCTGGGCCACCTCCTCATCCAGCTGGTGCTGGACGGCGGTGTCTCCAAGATCGGCTTCGCCTTCGTGGCCGGCCGCTGGGCCTCGCCGTTCTGGCAGGTCTGGGACCTGCTGATGCTGTGGCTGGCGATGCTGCACGGCGCCAACGGCCTGCGTACCGTCATCAACGACTACGCGGAGCGCGCGAACACCCGACTGTGGCTCAAGGGCCTGCTCTACACCGCCACGGTGTTCACGATCCTGCTGGGCACGCTGGTGATCTTCACCTTCGACCCGAACATCCGCTAG
- a CDS encoding RNA polymerase sigma factor, whose protein sequence is MQGDDAELTTAVLAAQTGDETAFRTVYRAVHPRLLGYVRTLVGDPDAEDVTSEAWLQIARDLDRFNGDADRFRGWAARIARNRALDHIRMRGRRPAIGGDETELSGRAADSDTAGEAMESLATDSTLSLIAQLPQDQAEAVVLRVVVGLDAKTAAETLGKRPGAVRTAAHRGLRRLAELLGADPDATAALDALPPPREPHGRAVSSAGVTHMRSRTQKDM, encoded by the coding sequence GTGCAGGGGGACGACGCGGAGCTGACCACCGCGGTGCTTGCGGCACAGACCGGGGACGAGACCGCGTTCCGGACTGTGTACCGCGCGGTGCACCCACGGCTGCTCGGGTACGTGCGGACGCTGGTCGGCGATCCGGACGCGGAGGACGTGACGTCCGAGGCCTGGCTCCAGATCGCCCGTGACCTGGACAGGTTCAACGGGGACGCGGACCGGTTCCGGGGCTGGGCCGCGCGCATAGCCCGCAACCGCGCCCTCGACCACATACGGATGCGCGGACGCCGCCCGGCCATAGGCGGCGACGAGACCGAACTGTCGGGCCGGGCCGCCGACTCCGACACGGCCGGCGAGGCCATGGAGTCGCTGGCCACCGACAGCACCCTCTCCCTCATCGCCCAGCTGCCCCAGGACCAGGCCGAGGCGGTCGTCCTGCGGGTGGTCGTCGGCCTCGATGCCAAGACCGCCGCCGAGACCCTCGGAAAACGCCCCGGAGCCGTCCGCACGGCGGCGCACCGCGGTCTGAGACGGCTCGCGGAGTTGCTCGGGGCGGACCCGGACGCGACCGCCGCGCTCGACGCGCTGCCGCCCCCACGGGAACCGCACGGACGTGCGGTGTCGTCGGCCGGTGTGACGCATATGCGTTCGCGGACGCAGAAGGACATGTGA
- a CDS encoding RNA polymerase sigma factor encodes MGQGRREPRRTQMRDAELGDVVARAQDGDEAAFAVAYRLVQPGLLGYLRGLVGDEAEDVASEAWLEISRDLGRFKGDGAGFRGWTATIARNRALDLLRRRRTRPQGTALEQDVLDLPGPHSTPDQALETLSTEYALGLIAGLPRDQAEAVLLRVVVGLDAPAAARVLGKRPGAVRTAAHRGLKRLARQLGESMGEPT; translated from the coding sequence TTGGGCCAGGGACGACGGGAACCCCGCCGGACACAGATGCGCGACGCGGAGCTGGGCGACGTCGTCGCGCGGGCCCAGGACGGGGACGAGGCGGCCTTCGCGGTCGCGTACCGGCTCGTACAGCCCGGACTCCTCGGCTATCTGCGCGGGCTCGTCGGCGACGAGGCGGAGGACGTGGCGTCCGAGGCCTGGCTGGAGATCTCCCGCGACCTGGGCCGCTTCAAGGGCGACGGCGCCGGTTTCCGCGGCTGGACGGCGACCATCGCCCGCAACCGCGCCCTCGACCTGCTGCGCCGCAGACGGACACGGCCCCAGGGGACGGCGCTCGAACAGGACGTACTGGACCTGCCCGGCCCGCACAGCACCCCCGACCAGGCCCTGGAGACCCTCTCCACGGAGTACGCCCTCGGGCTCATCGCCGGACTCCCGCGCGACCAGGCCGAGGCGGTCCTGCTCCGCGTGGTCGTCGGACTCGACGCCCCGGCCGCCGCCCGCGTCCTCGGCAAACGCCCCGGCGCGGTACGCACGGCCGCACACCGGGGCCTGAAACGCCTCGCCCGGCAACTGGGGGAATCGATGGGGGAACCGACGTGA
- a CDS encoding beta-N-acetylhexosaminidase, with protein MTGRRRRAPERKRGPRRKTYGQGSGLLLGAGVLVAAGAVGVSVALWPVGSTGTGSDTGSDIASTGAVRTSDEAGADSSASTASRASSPASPSPSPARVYPLSKTPRTIPAVREHVPARGPGWRPASTARVVVTAGGLADEGKLLAGELRMTYGGTAAPRAGDVQLKLDPGQAAKGPESYTLTVRSGRVTVAGPAEAGVFYGTRTLKQEVAAGSTASEGVVRDRPAKPQRGFMLDIARKHFTAAWIEDRVRELGDLKFNELGLHFSDDQGFRIASDTHPEVVSRDHLTKAEVRSILALAASRHITVVPEIDSPGHLGAVLAAHPDLQLKNAQGTAARGAIDISRPGAAKIVDDLLGEYADLFPGASWHLGGDEYRALAVSNPAASYPQLAAAATEKYGAGAGVSDLATGWLNDRAATVRAHNRTNVRAWNDGFYKSSSVQPGKNIQVAYWTGKEIGARQPTAYLSAGRKVVNYNDEYLYYVLGQPNTFVYPTGERIYKQWTPRVLRGSTAVSASYDGQILGGVFAVWCDLAGSQTQNQVAAGIRLPLRATVQKLWDPRARAPLSWTDFKKLAGRLG; from the coding sequence GTGACCGGCCGGAGGCGACGGGCTCCTGAGCGGAAACGGGGTCCGAGGAGGAAGACGTACGGGCAGGGTTCCGGGTTGCTTCTCGGGGCCGGTGTTCTCGTCGCGGCCGGTGCGGTGGGCGTCTCCGTCGCCCTCTGGCCGGTCGGCAGCACTGGCACCGGCTCCGACACCGGCAGCGACATCGCGTCCACCGGCGCGGTGCGCACCTCGGACGAGGCCGGAGCGGACAGCTCCGCGTCCACCGCGTCCCGCGCCTCTTCCCCCGCCTCGCCCTCGCCGTCTCCCGCCCGTGTCTACCCGCTCTCCAAGACCCCCCGCACCATCCCCGCCGTACGCGAGCACGTACCTGCCCGGGGTCCGGGCTGGCGCCCCGCCTCGACCGCCCGGGTGGTCGTCACCGCCGGTGGCCTCGCCGACGAGGGGAAGCTGCTCGCCGGTGAGCTGCGGATGACGTACGGCGGGACTGCCGCCCCCCGTGCCGGGGACGTCCAGCTCAAGCTCGACCCGGGTCAGGCGGCGAAGGGCCCCGAGTCCTATACCCTCACCGTCAGGAGCGGCCGGGTCACCGTGGCCGGCCCCGCCGAAGCCGGCGTCTTCTACGGCACCCGCACCCTCAAGCAGGAGGTGGCCGCCGGGAGCACCGCCTCCGAGGGCGTCGTGCGTGACCGGCCCGCCAAGCCCCAGCGCGGGTTCATGCTGGACATCGCCCGCAAGCACTTCACGGCGGCCTGGATCGAGGACCGCGTCCGCGAGCTGGGCGACCTCAAGTTCAACGAGCTGGGCCTGCACTTCTCCGACGACCAGGGCTTCCGGATCGCCTCCGACACGCACCCGGAGGTCGTCTCCAGGGACCACCTCACCAAGGCCGAGGTCCGCAGCATCCTCGCCCTCGCCGCGAGCCGTCACATCACCGTCGTGCCCGAGATCGACTCCCCGGGACACCTGGGCGCGGTCCTCGCCGCCCACCCCGACCTCCAGCTGAAGAACGCGCAGGGCACGGCGGCACGCGGGGCGATCGACATCTCCCGGCCGGGGGCCGCGAAGATCGTCGACGACCTGCTGGGCGAGTACGCCGATCTCTTCCCGGGCGCGTCCTGGCACCTCGGCGGCGACGAGTACCGGGCCCTGGCGGTGTCCAACCCGGCAGCCTCCTACCCCCAGCTCGCCGCCGCGGCCACCGAGAAGTACGGCGCCGGCGCCGGCGTCTCCGACCTCGCGACGGGCTGGCTCAACGACCGCGCCGCCACCGTCCGCGCCCACAACCGGACGAACGTACGCGCCTGGAACGACGGCTTCTACAAGTCGAGTTCGGTCCAGCCGGGCAAGAACATCCAGGTCGCCTACTGGACCGGAAAGGAGATCGGCGCCCGGCAGCCGACCGCCTATCTGAGCGCGGGCCGCAAGGTCGTCAACTACAACGACGAGTACCTCTACTACGTGCTCGGGCAGCCGAACACCTTCGTCTATCCGACCGGCGAGCGGATCTACAAGCAGTGGACCCCGCGGGTGCTGCGCGGCAGTACGGCCGTCTCCGCCTCGTACGACGGGCAGATACTCGGCGGGGTCTTCGCCGTCTGGTGCGACCTCGCCGGATCGCAGACCCAGAACCAGGTGGCCGCCGGAATACGGCTGCCGCTGCGGGCGACCGTGCAGAAGCTGTGGGATCCCCGGGCCCGGGCGCCGCTGTCCTGGACCGACTTCAAGAAGCTGGCGGGCAGGCTGGGCTGA